A genome region from Arachis duranensis cultivar V14167 chromosome 8, aradu.V14167.gnm2.J7QH, whole genome shotgun sequence includes the following:
- the LOC107461178 gene encoding protein FAR1-RELATED SEQUENCE 5-like — protein sequence MTHPGMVHLITSFRSLTDAAKAQLDGFQGCGISTAKTMRYMAGVSGGYSLVGFLKKDAYNYVDKRRRAKIVDGDANAAIVYLEGKVDADPTSMARYNVTEDEMLANLLWADGGNRIDYQYFGDVLAFDSTYKKNKYKRPLVIFSGCNNHKQTCIFGFGLVLDESIASYTWLLENFLEVMCSKQPSVVVTDGDDSIREAVRTIFPNATHRLCAWHLEKNVTSNVKDDNLRRLFNRWIYSEMRVDDFEAEWAQAAADYGLQDSLWWNQVYGKKEMWANAFLCEKFCAGYRTTSRCEGINSVCKNFLESKHSMLELVQNLELLVREYRNNELLAQFRSIYSEPVLTTSLESLERHAASVYTRAVFVDAKREIQSVSSVNFVGVRRSLTTKVYTVEEYGHPGRHIIVLCDKNMGKLECGCNFWRIQGFPCKHMFFVMKHEHLLTIPSSLVLKRWTKEAKSLGAYAEKTDDGGDRGFLLRHGALHSASRWLFFLGAQKVGLFGVALEGIRRLCATLESELANGVHPTKSKQGGEIRDPVVVRTKGAPRGHKRKASKRKCVNCNKPGHTKRTCTDGRPCRGKKPRVDTFNSAEDGGQSEEVAELEATGSNDQTIGVEHVIGGGSVRMPQVELINTVPFCRYRGQ from the exons ATGACTCATCCTGGAATGGTCCATCTAATTACAAGTTTTCGTTCGTTGACGGATGCTGCGAAAGCCCAATTAGATGGGTTTCAAGGTTGTGGCATCTCCACGGCAAAGACAATGCGGTACATGGCTGGGGTATCTGGAGGGTATTCATTGGTAGGTTTTTTGAAGAAAGATGCTTATAACTACGTGGATAAGAGGCGTCGTGCAAAGATAGTTGACGGAGACGCAAACGCAGCTATAGTGTACTTGGAGGGTAAAGTCGATGCAGACCCAACTTCGATGGCAAGGTATAATGTGACAGAAGACGAGATGCTAGCGAATTTACTGTGGGCAGATGGTGGCAACAGGATAGATTACCAATACTTTGGAGACGTACTTGCATTCGACTCAACCTATAAGAAGAACAAATACAAGAGGCCGCTGGTGATTTTCTCAGGATGTAATAACCACAAGCAAACATGTATTTTTGGGTTTGGTTTGGTGTTAGATGAGAGCATTGCATCATACACGTGGCTGTTGGAGAATTTCTTGGAGGTCATGTGCAGCAAGCAGCCTTCTGTTGTTGTCACAGATGGTGATGACTCAATTCGAGAAGCCGTTCGAACAATTTTTCCAAATGCCACGCATAGGTTATGTGCTTGGCACTTAGAGAAGAATGTCACGTCAAACGTGAAGGATGACAATTTACGTCGGCTTTTTAATCGGTGGATTTATTCTGAAATGAGGGTTGATGACTTTGAGGCAGAGTGGGCTCAGGCCGCAGCCGATTATGGCTTGCAGGATTCACTATGGTGGAACCAAGTCTATGGGAAAAAGGAGATGTGGGCAAACGCTTTCTTGTGCGAGAAATTCTGTGCCGGGTATCGGACAACATCACGGTGCGAAGGGATAAATTCGGTGTGCAAGAATTTTCTTGAATCAAAACACAGTATGTTGGAGCTTGTTCAGAATCTAGAACTTCTTGTGCGAGAGTATAGGAACAATGAGTTGTTGGCACAGTTCAGGTCTATTTATAGTGAACCAGTGCTGACAACCTCGCTGGAATCCCTTGAGCGTCATGCAGCTTCTGTTTACACGAGAGCGGTATTTGTAGATGCTAAACGGGAGATTCAGAGTGTATCTTCAGTTAATTTTGTTGGGGTGAGGCGGTCATTGACCACAAAGGTGTACACAGTTGAGGAGTACGGTCATCCAGGCCGTCATATTATAGTATTATGTGATAAGAACATGGGTAAATTAGAATGTGGTTGTAATTTTTGGAGAATTCAGGGGTTTCCATGCAAACATATGTTTTTTGTCATGAAGCATGAACACTTGTTGACAATACCTAGTAGTCTAGTGTTGAAGCGTTGGACCAAAGAAGCAAAATCATTAGGCGCATACGCTGAGAAAACAGATGACGGGGGTGATAGAGGGTTCTTGCTTCGCCATGGAGCACTTCATTCGGCGTCCAGATGGTTGTTCTTTTTAGGGGCCCAGAAGGTTGGGTTATTCGGTGTTGCTTTGGAGGGGATTCGCCGACTATGTGCAACATTGGAATCAGAGTTGGCCAATGGTGTTCATCCTACCAAGTCTAAGCAAGGCGGTGAAATTCGAGATCCAGTTGTTGTGCGAACAAAGGGAGCACCAAGGGGTCATAAGAGAAAGGCGTCCAAGAGAAAGTGTGTGAACTGCAACAAGCCGGGACATACAAAGAGGACTTGCACAGATGGAAGGCCTTGTCGGGGAAAAAAACCCCGAGTGGATACATTCAATTCTGCTGAGGACGGGGGACAAAGTGAGGAg GTGGCTGAACTGGAAGCGACCGGATCCAATGATCAAACTATTGGGGTAGAACACGTGATTGGAGGTGGGTCTGTTCGAATGCCGCAGGTAGAACTAATCAATACGGTTCCATTTTGCAGATACCGTGGGCAGTAG
- the LOC107461177 gene encoding U-box domain-containing protein 30-like, producing MQETMPTPPPLKVLIEEMESSMEDVPSVFICPISLEPMRDPVTLCTGQTYDRSNILKWLSLGHNTCPTTMQHLWDLSLTPNTTLHRFILTWFSHNYFSIKKSLQDVQRTAFHLLESLNKVKGQARVKSLKELRHLLHSHASIRKTVVEHNGLALVSSLLGPFTSHAVGSEAVGILVKLDLSSEVKKNLMHPSKVSLLVDIMNEGTVETKMNCAKLIEILLLEGHVSSLSLLVGLLRLVRDKKHPTGVVLNGLMLIKMMCSSQESVRTSIVRIGAVPQLVDLLPTLNDECLEIALFILEVVSTIPEGRMALRDCPNVVINLVKLLMRVSERCKLFALSILWAIYKLAPEQCASEAVEAGLAAKLLLVIQSGCNPVLKHMSAEFLKLCSLNYSASIFISKCMLTTTIQ from the coding sequence ATGCAAGAAACAATGCCTACTCCTCCTCCTCTGAAGGTGTTGATTGAAGAGATGGAGTCATCAATGGAAGATGTTCCTTCGGTTTTCATCTGTCCCATCTCGCTGGAGCCAATGAGAGACCCAGTCACACTCTGCACCGGCCAAACCTACGACAGGTCCAACATCCTCAAATGGTTGTCCCTCGGCCACAACACTTGTCCTACCACCATGCAACACCTTTGGGACCTCTCCCTCACCCCCAACACCACCCTCCACCGCTTCATCCTCACATGGTTCTCTCACAACTACTTCTCCATCAAGAAAAGCCTCCAAGACGTTCAACGCACAGCCTTTCACCTCTTGGAATCACTCAACAAGGTTAAGGGTCAAGCAAGAGTTAAATCCCTCAAGGAACTTCGCCACCTCCTTCATTCTCACGCTTCAATAAGGAAGACAGTTGTGGAACACAACGGACTTGCCTTGGTTTCTTCATTGTTAGGTCCTTTCACTTCCCATGCTGTTGGGTCAGAAGCCGTTGGGATACTCGTGAAGCTGGACTTGAGTTCAGAGGTTAAGAAGAATCTGATGCATCCATCAAAAGTGTCGTTATTGGTGGATATCATGAACGAGGGAACCGTTGAAACAAAGATGAACTGTGCAAAGTTGATTGAGATATTGTTGTTAGAAGGACACGTGTCAAGCTTGAGTCTGTTGGTGGGTTTGTTGAGGTTAGTTAGAGACAAGAAACACCCAACTGGGGTGGTCTTGAACGGCCTCATGCTGATCAAGATGATGTGCAGTTCCCAAGAATCAGTTAGAACTTCCATTGTGAGAATCGGAGCGGTGCcgcagctggtggatctattgCCAACACTAAACGATGAGTGCTTGGAAATAGCGCTGTTTATTCTGGAGGTGGTGTCGACGATTCCAGAAGGAAGAATGGCGTTGAGAGATTGTCCCAATGTTGTGATTAATTTGGTGAAGTTGTTGATGAGAGTCTCTGAGAGGTGCAAGCTATTTGCGCTTTCGATATTGTGGGCTATTTACAAGCTTGCGCCGGAACAATGTGCCTCCGAGGCGGTGGAGGCTGGGTTGGCGGCGAAGCTGCTTCTGGTGATTCAAAGCGGTTGCAACCCTGTTTTAAAGCACATGTCTGCTGAGTTCTTGAAATTGTGCAGTTTGAATTACTCTGCTAGTATCTTCATCTCTAAGTGTATGCTTACCACAACAATACAATGA
- the LOC107461170 gene encoding lecithin-cholesterol acyltransferase-like 1: MKKHIGSDDATVTVAVAMLSLLCTCGAITLTPTANGNTNLHPLILIPGAGGNQLEAKLTQDYKPSSFVCNSWYPLFKKKNGWFRLWFDSSVLLSPFTKCFADRMMLHYNQDRDDYFNTPGVLTRVPHFGSTSSLLYLNPRLKYVTEYMASLVDSLEKLGYIEGETLFGAPYDFRYGLAGEGHPCEVGSKFLEDLKKLIEEASASNGGKEVILVSHSLGGLFALELLNRNDPSWSRKFIKHLVALSAPWGGAMDEMLTFASGNTLGVPLVDPLIVRPQQRSSESNLWLLPNPKVYGHHQKLLITQNRSYSAHDMPDFLKDIGFLEGVYPYKTRILPLIENLKAPEQVPITCVIGSGVSTPEILFYRNGDFDEGPEILYGDGDGTVNMVSLLALQSLVGEDNKNQSIKVIKIDGVSHVSILKDEVALEQIIAEISRINSHHSHTAFGNIFVGR, from the exons ATGAAGAAGCACATTGGAAGTGATGATGCCACAGTTACAGTGGCAGTTGCGATGTTATCGTTGCTGTGCACATGTGGAGCAATAACACTAACCCCCACCGCTAACGGTAACACCAATCTTCACCCGTTGATCCTAATACCTGGCGCCGGAGGGAACCAACTAGAAGCTAAGTTGACCCAAGACTACAAACCCTCTAGCTTCGTTTGCAACTCCTGGTACCCTCTTTTCAAGAAAAAGAATGGTTGGTTCAGACTCTGGTTCGATTCCTCTGTCCTTCTTTCTCCTTTCACCAAATGCTTCGCTGACCGCATGATGCTTCACTACAATCAAGACCGAGATGATTACTTTAATACCCCTGGGGTTCTCACCCGTGTCCCTCACTTTGGTTCCACCTCCTCCCTTCTTTATCTCAATCCTCGTCTTAA GTATGTCACGGAATATATGGCTTCCCTGGTAGATTCATTAGAAAAGCTTGGTTACATTGAAGGTGAAACACTGTTCGGAGCACCCTATGATTTTCGTTATGGTCTTGCAGGCGAAGGGCACCCATGTGAAGTGGGATCAAAGTTCCTTGAAGATCTCAAGAAGTTGATAGAAGAAGCAAGCGCTTCAAACGGTGGGAAGGAAGTGATTCTTGTGTCCCACAGCTTAGGTGGTCTATTCGCCTTGGAACTCCTTAACCGAAACGACCCTTCATGGAGCAGGaaattcatcaaacacttggtggcaCTTTCTGCACCATGGGGTGGTGCAATGGACGAAATGCTCACTTTTGCATCTGGCAACACTCTTGGTGTTCCCTTGGTGGATCCATTGATAGTTAGACCTCAGCAGAGAAGCTCCGAGAGTAACTTATGGCTTTTGCCTAATCCCAAAGTATATGGTCATCATCAAAAGTTGCTCATCACTCAAAATAGAAGCTATTCAGCACATGACATGCCTGATTTTCTCAAAGATATTGGTTTTCTGGAAGGGGTTTATCCTTATAAAACACGCATTTTGCCGTTAATAGAGAACCTTAAAGCACCGGAACAAGTTCCTATTACTTGTGTTATAGGGAGTGGGGTCAGTACCCCGGAGATTTTGTTTTACAGGAATGGTGATTTTGATGAAGGGCCAGAAATTTTGTATGGGGATGGTGATGGAACGGTGAACATGGTGAGCTTGTTGGCCCTTCAGTCATTAGTGGGAGAAGACAATAAAAACCAAAGCATCAAAGTGATTAAGATTGATGGTGTGTCTCATGTTTCAATACTAAAAGATGAAGTTGCACTTGAACAAATAATTGCTGAGATTAGTAGAATTAATTCTCATCACTCACATACTGCTTTTGGCAACATTTTTGTAGGTAGATAG